A window of Nonomuraea angiospora genomic DNA:
CGTCTCCGGGTGCCAGGACCAGCGGAGATTGTGGACGAGCTCGCCGAGGGCGGCCAGCTCCGCGGGCAGGACGGTGCGGACGGTAAACCGGCGGATTGCTCTCACGTTTCTGCACCCTACGGGCTAGGAGGGACCTCTCAGTCCTTCACCCCCATGAAGGCCGTTCAAACCCCTTCCGGGAACAAGCATGAAGACGGGCGATTGGGGCAACTTTCCTGAATGTTGGCACTCCCGCGGACACTCTCGGGAGGTCTATCCGCTGCTGTCCACTATTTACATGCAAGGATCGTTCCTACCACGGTGGTCCGCGTCCAGCGGCTCACCACCGGGACGCGGAGTCTGCACCCACGCCAAGCCTCCGGCGGCACCGAGCGCGCCGTCGCCAACCCTTGAATGCGATGATCGGACGAATTCCCATCACGGACATCTCCCCCGTCGTCGACTGCGGGCAGTGGCCCGCCAAGGCGGTCGCCGGCGAGACCTTCGAGGTCTCGGCGACCGTGTTCAGAGAGGGCCACGATGCCGTGGCCGCGGGCGTGGTGCTCACCTCGCCCGATGGGCAGCGTGCCCGCCTTAAACGGATGCGCGAGCTCGCCCCGGGCACCGACCGCTGGGCCGTGGAGGTCTCCCTTCCCGCCGAGGGTGACTGGCTGTTCCGGGTGGAGGCGTGGAGCGACCCGATCAGCACCTGGCTGCACGACGCCGAGATCAAGATCCCCCGCGGCATGGACGTCGATCTGATGTGCGAGGAGGGCGCCCGGCTGTTCGAGCGGGCGGCGAAGGCCGTGCGCACGGCCGACTGCCCCAACGGCAAGCCCAAGAACGGCTCCAACGGCGGTTCCAACGGCGGCTCGAACGGCGGCTCCAAGGGCAACGGCAACGGCGACAGCGCCTGCGGGCACCGCGCCGCCCTGCTGTCGGTCTCCGCCACATTGCGCGACGAGGAGCTGGACCCCAGGGCCCGGCTGTCGATCGCGCAACTGCCGGAGACGGCCGCGCTGCTGGAGTCGCACCCGTTCCGGGAGCTGGTGACCAGGTCCAAGTCGCACAAGATCAGGGTGGACCGGCGCCGGGCGCTGTACGGCTCCTGGTACGAGTTCTTCCCCAGGTCCGAAGGCGCGGTCGTCAACGAGCACGGCATCTCCAAGTCCGGAAATTTCCAGACTGCTGCCAAGCGCCTCCCCGCCATCGCCAAGATGGGCTTCGACGTCGTCTACCTGCCGCCGATCCACCCCATCGGCACGACGTTCCGCAAGGGCCGCAACAACACGCTCAGCCCCGAGCCCGACGAGCCCGGCTCCCCGTGGGCCATCGGCTCGGAGGACGGCGGCCACGACGCCATCCATCCCGACCTGGGCACGTTCGAGGACTTCGACGTGTTCGTCGGCCGCGCCAAAGAGCTGGGCATGGAGATCGCGCTCGACTTCGCGCTCCAGTGCTCGCCCGACCACCCGTGGGTGAAGGAGCACCCCGAGTGGTTCACGATCAGGGCCGACGGCTCCATCGCCTACGCCGAGAACCCGCCGAAGAAGTACCAGGACATCTACCCGATCAACTTCGACAAGGATCCCGAGGGCATCTACGCCGAGGTCAAGCGGGTGCTGATGCGCTGGATGGCGCACGGCGTGCGGATCTTCCGGGTGGACAACCCGCACACGAAGCCGGTCGGGTTCTGGGAGCGGCTGCTGGCCGACGTGCACACCACCGACCCCGACGTGATCTTCCTGTCGGAGGCGTTCACCAGGCCCCCGATGCTGCGCATGCTGGGCAAGGTCGGCTTCCACCAGTCCTACACGTACTTCACCTGGCGCACCACCAAGCCCGAGGTGGAGTCGTACCTCATGGAGCTCTCCCACGAGACTTCCGCCTACGTGCGCCCCAACCTCTTCGTGAACACGCCGGACATCCTGCACGAATACCTGCAGCACGGCGGCATCCCCGCCTTCAAGATCAGGGCTGTGCTGGCCGCGCTCGGCTCGCCAAGTTGGGGGGTTTACTCCGGATATGAGCTTATAGAGAATATTCCGGTACGCCCCGGCAGCGAAGAATACCTAGATAGCGAGAAATATCAGTACAAACCTCGCGATTGGGTTACCGCCGAACGTGAGGGGTGGAGCCTGGCGCCCTTCATCACCCACCTGAATTTGTTCCGAAGAGCGCATCCCGCACTGCAGGAATTGCGTAATCTACGGTTCCACAGGGTCGACCAGCCGGACATCGTCTGCTTCTCGAAGCGGCTTCCCGGCGCCTATGATCCGGCCACGCGTAGGCACGGTCCGGGCGACGTGGTGCTGGCGGTCGTCAACCTGGATCCGCACCATACCCACGAGGCGACCGTAGACCTTGACCTTCCTGCCATCGGACTCGACTGGAACGCCGAGTTCGTCGTGGACGACGAACTCTCGGGTGAGTCGTACCGCTGGCGGCAGAGCAACTACGTACGCCTCGATCCCCACATCCAGCCTGCCCATATTCTCACCGTACGAGCCGCGCCACGGTAAGAACTGAATTCAGCGGGGAGTCTTCAACGTGTGTGAAAGCGCCTCCGTCATGAGCCGCTCCCGGAGTGGCTCATGAGCTCAACCACACCCATTCCCAACACCTTTGACGAAGAAAAGCCGCGCGATCCGTACTGGTACAAACGCGCGGTTTTCTACGAGGTCCTGATCCGGGGTTTCGCCGACTCCAACGGCGACGGCACCGGCGACATCAGGGGCCTCATCGACAAGCTCGACTACCTCCAGTGGCTCGGGGTCGACTGCCTCTGGCTGCTGCCGCTCTTCGAGTCGCCACTGCGCGACGGCGGTTACGACATCGCGGACTTCATGAAGATCCTGCCCGAGTTCGGGGACCTGGGAGACTTCGTGAAGCTCGTGGACGAGGCGCACAAGCGCGGCATGCGCGTCATCGCCGACCTCGTCATGAACCACACCAGCGACGCCCACCCGTGGTTCCAGGCCTCGCGCCACGACCCCGAGGGGCCGTTCGGCGACTTCTACGTGTGGTCCGACACCGATGAGAAGTACCAGGACGCCCGGATCATCTTCATCGACACCGAGACGTCCAACTGGACCTACGACCCGGTGCGCGGCCAGTACTACTGGCACCGCTTCTTCCACCATCAGCCGGATCTCAACTACGAGAACCCGGACGTGCAGGAGGCCATGCTGGAGGTCCTGCGCTTCTGGCTGGACCTGGGCATCGACGGGTTCCGGCTGGACGCGGTGCCGTACCTCTTCGAGGAGGAGAGCACCAACTGCGAGAACCTGCCGAGGACCCACGAGTACCTCAAGCGGATCAGGGCCGAGATCGACCGGCTCTACCCCGACCGGGTGCTGCTCGCCGAGGCCAACCAGTGGCCGTCGGACGTGGTGGAGTACTTCGGCGACCCGGTGGGCGGCGGGGACGAGTGCCACATGGCCTTCCACTTCCCGCTGATGCCGCGCATCTTCATGGCCGTACGCCGGGAGTCCCGCTATCCCATCTCCGAGATCCTGGCGCAGACGCCGAAAATTCCGGAGCACTGCCAGTGGGGCATCTTCCTCCGTAACCACGACGAGCTGACGCTCGAGATGGTCACGGACGAGGAGCGCGACTACATGTACGCCGAATATGCCAAGGACCCCCGCATGCGCGCGAACGTCGGCATCCGCCGCCGCCTGGCGCCCCTGCTGGAGAACGACCGCAACCAGATCGAGCTGTTCACCGCGCTGCTCCTGTCGCTGCCCGGCTCCCCCGTGCTCTACTACGGCGACGAGATCGGCATGGGCGACAACATCTGGCTCGGCGACCGCGACGGCGTGCGCACGCCCATGCAGTGGGACCCCGACCGCAACGCCGGCTTCTCCGACTGCGACCCCGGCCGGCTCTACCTGCCGGTCATCATGGACCCGATCTACGGCTACCAGGGCCTCAACGTCGAGGCCCAGCAGCGCAACGCCGGCTCGCTGCTGCACTGGACCAAGCGCATGATCGAGATCCGCAAGCGGCACCCGGTGTTCGGGCTGGGCGGTTACGCGGAGCTCAACTCCTCCAACCCCAGCGTGCTCGCGTTCGTCAGGGAGCTGGGCGACGACCGGATGCTCTGCGTGAACAACCTGTCACGCTTCCCCCAGCCGGTCGAGCTGGACCTGCGGAGATTCGTCGGCGTCTCCCCCGTGGAGACGATGGGCGGGGTCCCATTCCCGGCAATTGGCGAACTTCCGTATCTTTTGACGCTTCCTGGGCATGGGTTCTACTGGTTCACACTCCCGCCGGCCATCATCCAGGAGGAGTAGGACGTGCTGAGCGAGCCCCTTGCCGCATGGATCGGTCGTCAGCGTTGGTTCGGCGGCAAGGGGCGGGTGATCGACGAGCTGTCGATCGAATCGGACGTCGAACTGACGTCCGGGCTCAGACATCTGATCGTCGCCGTGTGGCAGGAGGGCTCGCGCGACCGCTACCAGCTCCTGCTCGGCGAGCGGACGGAGCTCCCCGACCGCCTGGCGCACGCCCTCATCGGCACCATCGGCGACACCTACCTCTACGACGCCGTACACGACTCCGAGCGCATGAGCTGGCTCCTCGAAGGCATGGCCCACGACGTGAACGGCAACGGCCTGCGCCTGCGGCACGTGCCGGACGCCGCCATCGACACCTCCCAGCGCAGCCTGGTGCTGGGGGCCGAGCAGTCCAACACCTCGCTCGTGTACGGGGACGCGTACATCTGCAAGCTCTTCCGCCGCCTCATCCCCGGGGTCAACCCCGAGCTGGAGATCGTCACGGCGCTGGCGGCCAGGGGCGCGCCGCACGTCGCGCAGCCGTACGGGTGGATCGAGACCGACCTCGACGGCACCGACACCACGCTCGGCTTCATGCAGGAATTCCTGTCCAACGCCAACGACGGCTGGGACCTCGCCCTCACCAGCGTCCGCGACCTGTACGCGTCGCTGCCCGAGCTGCCGGCGGCCGAGGCGGGCGGCGACTTCGCGGCCGAGTCGCTGCGGCTCGGCAGCGCCACCGCGCGGGTTCACCACGAGCTGGCCGCGGCCTTCCCCACGGACGTCATCGAGTCGCACGAGGTCAAGCGCATGGCCGAGGCGTTCCGGCGGAAACTGGGCCGGGCCGCCGCTGAGGTGCCCGAGCTGCGCCGGCACGTGACCGCCATCGAGGACGCCTACCACCAGGTGGAGCTGCTCACCCACGAGGTGCCCGTGCAGCGGGTTCACGGCGACTACCACCTGGGCCAGGTCATGCGCACGCCCACGGACTGGGTGGTGCTGGACTTCGAGGGCGAGCCCGGGCAGCCGCTGGCCGAGCGCAGGGCGCTGTACTCGCCGCTGCGGGACGTGGCGGGGATGCTGCGCTCGTTCGACTACGCGGCCAGGCACCTGCTGGCCGGCCACTCCCAGGCCGAGCGGCTGGAGCCGCGGGCCCAGGAGTGGGCGGACCGCAACCGGGCGGCGTTCCTGGAGGGGTACGCCGAGGGCGGCGGCGTGATCTCGCGGGGCGACGCGGCGCTGCTGCGGGCGTTCGAGCTGTCCAAGGCGGTGTACGAGGTCGTCTACGAGGCCCGTAACCGCCCGTCGTGGATCTCGATCCCCCTGGCCGCCTTCCGCCCCCGCTAGAGCTCTTCGATCAGCCCCGAAAGCCCCTCGTGGGCGAGTCCCCTGGCAACGCGCCGGTCGATGACGGTCTTCATGGGCAGCAAGAGATCCGGCTTGACGCCCTGCTCCTCGAAGGCGCGGACGAGGTTCTCCATGCCCGACCGGTTGATCTCCAGGTTGGACACCTCGGTCCGGTAGTCGCCCGCCTCGATGTCCGCCACCCAGCGGGGCAGCTGCGCGGACATGGCGTTGATCCACGGAATCAGCAGTTCGGTGGTGAACTCCATCAACGGATACTTGGCCGACCTCACCAGCGCGAGGGCTTCCAGGGCGCCGGCCATCTGGCCGTACATGCCGGTCAGCATGGCCAGGTCGAGAAGGGAGGCCATGCCGGTGTCCTCGCCGGTGTAGCGGGCCGCGGCCATGGCCCCGAACGCCTGCTCGTAGCGCTCGAACGCCGGCCGGGAGCCGCTGTAGAGGATGAGCGCGCCCGGCTGGGCGATCATCTGGGGCACGGCCATGATGCCCCCGTCCAGGTAGTCGCCGCCGCGCTCGCCCACCCAGGCCGCCATCTCCGGGGCCTCGGCGGGGCGGCCGGTGGTGAGGTTGGCGACGACCCGGCCCGCCAGCGGGGCGTCCTGGAGCACCTCGAGGACGGAGGGGTAGTCGAGCAGGCAGACGATCACCAGCGAGCTCGCATCGACGGCCTGCGCCGGGGTGGCCGCGAGGGTCGCGCCCCTGGCGACGAGGGGGTCGGCCTTGGCCGGTGTACGGTTCCACACCGTGACGTGGTGGCCCGCCTCGATGAGGCTCGCCGCGAGCGCGGTGCCCATGAGGCCGAGGCCGAGCACGGAGATATTTTCCGACATTTCGGTGTTCCTTCTGAATAGGTGTGATGCGTTCACCCTGCAGGTGGGCGGTTATGGTCTGGTTCGGGGTCGGTTACGGGGGTGGGGATGCGGTTCGGGGTGCTGGGCCCGCTCGCGGTGTGGACCGCGGACGGGGAGCCGGTCAAGGTGCCGGAGGTCAAGGTCCGGGCGCTCCTCGCCGACCTGCTGATCCACGCCGGCCGCCCCGTCTCCGCGGACCGGCTGATCGAGGACCTCTGGGGCGAGCGTCCCCCGGCGAACGCGTCCGGCGCCCTCCGGGTGAAGGTGTCGCAGCTGCGCCGGGCGGTCGGCGGGCTGGTCGCGTACCGGGCGCCCGGGTACGTGCTGCAGGTGGAGCCGTCCTCCGTGGACGCGGGGCTGTTCGAGACGCTGATCGGGCGCGCGCAGCGGGCCTCAGGGCCGCAGGAGCGGGCCGCGCTGCTGCGCGAGGCGCTCGGGCTGTGGCGCGGGGACGCCTACGCCGAGTTCGCCGGCGAGCCGTTCGCCCTGGCGGCGGTGGCGCGGCTGGGCGAGCAGCGGCTGGCGGCCCTGGAGGAGCTGGCCGAGGCGCGGCTCGGGCTCGGCGAGCACGTCCTGCTGGCGGCCGAGCTGGCCTCCCTGGTGGCCGAGCATCCGCTGCGCGAACGGCTGCGCGCCGCGCACGTACGGGCCCTCTACCTGGCCGGACGGCAGAGCGAGGCGCTGAGCGGCTACGAGGAGCTGCGGCGGCACCTGTCGGAGGAGCTGGGCCTGGACCCCGGGCCGGAGCTGGCGGCCCTGCACCAGGCGATCCTGCGGCAGGACCCGTCCCTGGGCCCGGTCGCGCGCCCGCGCGGCAACCTCCCCGCGCCCTTGACGAGCCTGGTGGGCCGGGACGAGGCGGTGGCCGAGGTCCGCTCGCTGCTGCGGGCCGGCCGCCTGGTGACGCTCACCGGCCCCGGCGGCGTCGGCAAGACCCGGCTGGCCCTGGCCGCGGCCTCGGGCACGGGCGGTGACGGGTGGCTGGTCGAGCTGGCCGCGCTGCTGCCGGGGGCGGCGGAGGTCGAGGTGGCCGAGGCGGTCGCGGCCGTGCTCGGCCTGCGCGACGACACGGCCGGGCCGGGCGCTCCGTACGAGGGCGCGGTCGAGCGGATCGCGGGCGCGCTCGCGGGCAGGGAGCCGCTGCTCGTACTGGACAACTGCGAGCACGTCGTCGAGCAGGTCGCCGCGCTGGCCGGGCGGTTGCTCCAGGCCGCGCCGGGGTTGCGGATCCTGGCCACCAGCCAGGAATCGCTGCGGATCGAGGGCGAGGCCCTGTGGAGCGTGCCGCCGCTGACGCGGGAGGCGGCGGTGGAGCTGTTCGCGGCGCGGGCCGGGGTGGAGCCCGACGAGGACGTGGCGGAGATCTGCGCCCGCCTGGACGGCCTGCCGCTGGCGCTGGAGCTGGCCGCGTCCCGGATGCGGGCGCTGACCCCGCGCCAGCTCGCCGACCGGCTGGACGACCGGTTCAGGCTGCTCGCGTCGGGGCTGCGCGGCGCTCCGGCCAGGCAGCGGACGCTGCGGGCGATGATCGACTGGAGCTGGGAGCTGCTGACCGGCCCCGAGCGCGTCGTGCTCCGGCGGCTGGCCGTGCACGCCGACGGCGGCACGCTGGAGGCCGCCGAGGAGGTGTCCGCCGACCCCGGCGTGGACGTCCTCGACGTGCTGGCCAGGCTGGTGGACCGCTCGCTGGTCGTCCGGGTGCGGGCGCCCGGCGCCGAGCCGCGGTACCGGCTGCTGGAGTCGGTCGCGGCCTACTGCCTGGAGCGGCTGGCGGAGGCCGGTGAGCTGGACGAGGTGCGGCTCAGGCATGCCGCGTACTACACGGCGCTCGCCGAGCGGGCGGAGCCGTACCTGCGGGGGCACGGGCAGCGGGACGCGCTCGCGCTGCTCGACGCCGAGAGCGCCAACCTGCGGGCGGCGCTGGAGACGGCGGTGCGGCTGGCCCGGCCCGGCGAGGCGGTGCGGCTGGTGAACGCCATGGCCTGGTACTGGGTGCTGCGCGGCAGGCTCGGCGAGGGCCAGCGGGCGCTGGAGGCCGCGCTGTCCGTCCCGGGCGCGGCGGGGCCCGCCGCCGCGCAGGCCAGGGTGTGGCTGGCCGGGCTCCGGATGCTGGCGGGGTGGTTGGAGCCGCCTGACCACGCGGTGTTCGAGGCCATCGAAGGGCGGTCGGAGCGGGCCAGGGCGCGGTGGTTCATCGGGTACGCGATGTTCGGCTACGACGACCTGTCGGCCAGCCGGGCCCTGATCGAGCAGGCGCTGGAGACGTTCCAGGAGCTGGGCGACAAGTGGGGCACGGGCGCGGCGCTGAACGTGCTGGCCCGCTACGCCGCCACCCGCGGCGACCTGGCGGCGCTGCGGCGCGACGGCGAGCGGGGGCTGGCGCTGTTCAGGGAGCTCGGCGACCGGTGGGGCGAGCTGCGGGCCGCCGAGAACCTCGGCACGCTTGCCGAGATCACCGGCGACTATGAGCGGGCCACCGAGCTGCGCGCGGACGGCCTGCGGATGGCGGAGGAGCTCGGGCTGTGGAGCTCGGTGTCCGACGCGCTGTCCCGGTTGGGGAGGATCGCCCTGCTGACGGGCGACCACGCGCGGGCCGACGACTATCACGAGCGGGCCAGGCGGCTGGCCGTGGAGCAGTCGAACCGCCCGGCCGAGGAGTTCGCGGAGCTGGGCCTGGCGCTCGCGGCGCGGCGGCAGGGCCGCCTCGACGAGGCCGAGCGGCGGCTGCGGGCCTGGCTGGGCTGGGTCAGGGACGTGGCCGGCGAGCCGGGGGCGGCGCTGATCCTGGCCGAGCTGGGGTTCGCGGCCGAGCAGCGGGGCGACGCGGCCGCCGCCCTGGAGCTGCAGCTGGAGGGGCTCAGAGCGGCCCGCAGGGTCGGCGACCCGAGGGCCACCGCGCTCGCGCTGGAAGGGCTGGCGGGCGCGCGTGCCCTGGGCGGACGCCACGAGGAGGCGGCGCTGCTGCTGGGCCGGGCGGCGGCGCTGCGGGCGGCCGCGGGCGCGCCGCTCCCCGCCGGGGAACGGGGCGACGTCGACCGGATCACCGCCGCGGTCCGGGCGGCTCTCGGGCAGGAGGCGCTCGACGCGGCTCTGGCGCGCGGCGCGGTGACGGAGCCGGAGAGGTTGGATCCAAGCCTGGTATAAGGCAGGTTAAACCCAGGATTTCGCACTTTCGGTGATTGTCCCGGTGAAAGCGGGCAGTGCCTGGGATGGACGGTCATCATAGGGCAAGGTTGGGAGCATGCCGATGAGGACAGAGCTCGACCGCCTCGCGGGTGGGGCACACCACGATCCGCACTCCGTGCTGGGAGCGCATCCCGTGTCCGGCGGGGTGGTCTTCCGCGCGCTGCGCCCGCTGGCCGAGCGGGTGCGGGTGGTGCTGGAGGACGGCACGGCCCACGACATGAAACACCAGGCCCACGGGGTGTTCGAGGTCACCGTCCCCGGCCTGGACAAGGTCCCCGGCTACACGCTGAGCGTCAAGTACGCCGACCACGACCCGTACGAGGTCCGCGACCCCTACCGGCACTGGCCCACGCTCGGCGAAGTGGACCTGCACCTCATCGGCGAGGGGCGGCACGAGCGGCTGTGGGAGGCGCTCGGCGCCCGCGTGATGGAGCACGAGGACGTCGAGGGCACGGCGTTCGCCGTCTGGGCGCCCAACGCGCGTGGCATCCGGGTCGTCGGCGACTTCAACCACTGGGACGGCACCGCCTACCCGATGCGGTCGCTGGGCCGCTCAGGGGTGTGGGAGCTGTTCGTCCCGGACGTCGGCGCGGGCGAGCGGTACAAGTTCCAGATCCTGGGCGCCGACGGCGTGTGGCGTGACAAGGCCGACCCGATGGCCAGGCGCACCGAGGTGCCGCCGATGACCGCCTCCGTGGTCGACAGGTCAACCTTCGCCTGGGCGGACGACCAGTGGGTGGCGGACCGGGCCGAGAGCCATCCGCAGGCCGGGCCGATGAGCATCTACGAGGTGCACCTGGGGTCCTGGCGGCCGGGCCTGTCGTACGTGGAGCTGGCCGAGCAGCTGTCCGCGTACGTGGTCGACATGGGGTTCACCCACGTGGAGCTGCTGCCGGTGGCCGAGCACCCGTTCGGCGGGTCGTGGGGCTACCAGGTGACGTCCTACTACGCGCCGACGGCCAGGTTCGGCACGCCCGACGAGTTCCGCCACTTCGTGGACGTGATGCACCGGCGCGGCGTCGGCGTGCTGCTGGACTGGGTGCCCGCGCACTTCCCGATGGACGACTGGGCGCTGGCGCGCTTCGACGGCACCCCCCTCTACGAGCATGCCGACCCGGCCAGGGGCGAGCACCCCGACTGGGGCACGTACGTGTTCGACTTCGGCCGCAGGGAGGTGCGCAACTTCCTGGTGGCCAACGCGCTCTACTGGCTCAAGGAGTTCCACATCGACGGGCTGCGGGTGGACGCGGTGGCGTCGATGCTCTACCTCGACTACTCGCGGCGCGAGGGCGAGTGGACGCCCAACGTCTACGGCGGCAGGGAGAACCTCGACGCGGTCGAGTTCCTCAAGGAGATGAACGCCGTCGCCTACCGGGAGACGCCCGGCATCTCGACCGTCGCCGAGGAGTCGACGGCCTGGCCGGGGGTCTCGCGCCCGGTGCACCTGGGCGGGCTCGGGTTCGGCTTCAAGTGGAACATGGGGTGGATGCACGACACGCTCGAATACCTGCGCCACGAGCCGATCTTCCGCCAGTACCACCACCATCAGATGACGTTCTCGCTGCTGTACGCCTACTCCGAGAACTACGTGCTGCCGCTGTCCCACGACGAGGTCGTGCACGGCAAGGGGTCGCTGCTCGGCAAGATGCCCGGGGACGAGTGGCAGCGGTTCGCGCAGCTGCGGGCGCTGCTGGCGTTCATGTGGGCGCATCCGGGCAAGCAGCTGCTGTTCATGGGCGGCGAGTTCGGCCAGGGCTCGGAGTGGTCGGAGGAGCGCGGGCTCGACTGGTGGGTGCTGGAGTTCGACGGGCACCAGGGCGTGCAGCGGCTGGTCCGCGACCTGAACCGGATCTACAAGGAGACCCCGGCGCTGTGGCAGCAGGACGCCAAGCCCGAGGGGTTCCGGTGGATCGACGCCGACGACGCCTCCGGTAACACGTTCTCGTTCGTCCGCTACGCCGACGACGGGTCCGCGCTGGCGTGCGTGGTCAACTTCAGCGGCGCGCCGCACGAGAGCTACCGGCTCGGCCTCCCCTACTCCGGCCAGTGGACGGAGATCGTCAACACCGACGCCTACGACTACTGGGGCAGCGGCGTGGGCAACATGGGCGTGGTCGAGGCCGACGACGAGCCGTGGCACGGGCTGCCGCACTCGACCACGCTGAGGGTGCCGCCGCTGGGCGCGGTGTGGCTCACGCACGAGGGGGAAACGCTGAACGTTTGAGGTGCGCCCGCTGAAAGTTCGGTGAGAAACCGGGCCTGAGACCTGTCTCTGTCCGAAAAATCACCCTAAACTCCGAGATCATCCCCCTCTCGGAGGACGCGTGCGACTTCGCCCCCTGATCGTGAGCTCGATCGCGCTGGCCCTGCTGCCGTTGTCGGCGCCGGCCTACGCGGAGGACCCCACTCTCAGCCCGAGCCCCAGCCCGAGTGTCGTGGAAGAGACGACCTCCACCCCCAGCGAGCCCCCCGCCAAGGTGGAGGAGGGGTTAGGCGTCGACGGTGGCTCCGTGCGGGCCATCGTCGAGCTCGCCGACCCGGCGCAGAACGCGCCCGTCGCGAGCCAGGCCGCCGCCGAGAGCGTGGACGTGGTGATGCAGCCGCAGAGCCAGTCGTTCATGGTCGTGGAGGGGACCGCGGAGGAGCTGGCCAAGCTGGCCGAGGACCCGCGGGTCGCGTCCATCCACCGGGACAGGACGTACGCGCCGGTGGACGTGAGCCCCAACCTCAAGCTGATCGGGGCCGACCAGGCGCACGCCAAGAACTACACCGGGACCGGGCAGGCGGTGGCCGTGCTGGACACCGGCATCGACCGCGACCACCCGTGGTTCGGGAACAGGGTCGTGGCCGAGGCCTGCTTCTCCGCCGTCGAGGACGGCGTCGAGTCGCTCTGCCCGAACGGGCAGACCTCGCAGACCGGGACGGGCGCGGCGGACGCCACGACGGCCAAGTGCCTGGCCGACGGCGCGAACCTGTGCGAGCACGGCAGCCACGTCGCGGGCATCGCGGCCGGCACCGGCGGCGTCGCGCCGGGCGCGAACATCGTGGCGGTGCAGGTGTTCAGCCGGGTCAACGACGAGGACATCTGCGGCGAGCCCTCGTGCCTGCTGGCGTTCGAGTCGTCGCTGCGGCAGGCCATGGACTACGTGACCGGCCTCAACCAGCCGATCGCCGCCGTGAACCTCAGCCTCGGCGGCGAGCTGTCCGAGACCGACTGCGACTCCAGCGAGGAGGGAACGATCTTCAAGCCGAAGATCGACGCCCTGCTGGAGAAGGGCATCGCGACCGTGGTGGCCGCAGGCAACGAGGCGTTCGAGGGGGCGTCCTACCCGGCCTGCATCTCCTCGGCGGTGGCCGTCGGAGCGAACGACAACAACGACGTCATCGCGGCCTTCTCCAACCGCGGGGCCATCGTGGACCTGTTCGCGCCGGGCGTGGGCATCGAGTCGTCCGTGCCCGACAACCGGACGACCGTCTTCAGCGGCACCTCGATGGCGACCCCGCACGTGGCCGGCGCGCTGGCGCTGATGAAGCAGGCCTCGCCACAGACGCCGATGGCCGACCTGATCAACACGCTGAAGACGACCGGCAGGCCGTACTCGTACGAGGCCAACGGCCAGCAGGTCGTCACGC
This region includes:
- a CDS encoding BTAD domain-containing putative transcriptional regulator yields the protein MRFGVLGPLAVWTADGEPVKVPEVKVRALLADLLIHAGRPVSADRLIEDLWGERPPANASGALRVKVSQLRRAVGGLVAYRAPGYVLQVEPSSVDAGLFETLIGRAQRASGPQERAALLREALGLWRGDAYAEFAGEPFALAAVARLGEQRLAALEELAEARLGLGEHVLLAAELASLVAEHPLRERLRAAHVRALYLAGRQSEALSGYEELRRHLSEELGLDPGPELAALHQAILRQDPSLGPVARPRGNLPAPLTSLVGRDEAVAEVRSLLRAGRLVTLTGPGGVGKTRLALAAASGTGGDGWLVELAALLPGAAEVEVAEAVAAVLGLRDDTAGPGAPYEGAVERIAGALAGREPLLVLDNCEHVVEQVAALAGRLLQAAPGLRILATSQESLRIEGEALWSVPPLTREAAVELFAARAGVEPDEDVAEICARLDGLPLALELAASRMRALTPRQLADRLDDRFRLLASGLRGAPARQRTLRAMIDWSWELLTGPERVVLRRLAVHADGGTLEAAEEVSADPGVDVLDVLARLVDRSLVVRVRAPGAEPRYRLLESVAAYCLERLAEAGELDEVRLRHAAYYTALAERAEPYLRGHGQRDALALLDAESANLRAALETAVRLARPGEAVRLVNAMAWYWVLRGRLGEGQRALEAALSVPGAAGPAAAQARVWLAGLRMLAGWLEPPDHAVFEAIEGRSERARARWFIGYAMFGYDDLSASRALIEQALETFQELGDKWGTGAALNVLARYAATRGDLAALRRDGERGLALFRELGDRWGELRAAENLGTLAEITGDYERATELRADGLRMAEELGLWSSVSDALSRLGRIALLTGDHARADDYHERARRLAVEQSNRPAEEFAELGLALAARRQGRLDEAERRLRAWLGWVRDVAGEPGAALILAELGFAAEQRGDAAAALELQLEGLRAARRVGDPRATALALEGLAGARALGGRHEEAALLLGRAAALRAAAGAPLPAGERGDVDRITAAVRAALGQEALDAALARGAVTEPERLDPSLV
- the glgB gene encoding 1,4-alpha-glucan branching protein GlgB → MRTELDRLAGGAHHDPHSVLGAHPVSGGVVFRALRPLAERVRVVLEDGTAHDMKHQAHGVFEVTVPGLDKVPGYTLSVKYADHDPYEVRDPYRHWPTLGEVDLHLIGEGRHERLWEALGARVMEHEDVEGTAFAVWAPNARGIRVVGDFNHWDGTAYPMRSLGRSGVWELFVPDVGAGERYKFQILGADGVWRDKADPMARRTEVPPMTASVVDRSTFAWADDQWVADRAESHPQAGPMSIYEVHLGSWRPGLSYVELAEQLSAYVVDMGFTHVELLPVAEHPFGGSWGYQVTSYYAPTARFGTPDEFRHFVDVMHRRGVGVLLDWVPAHFPMDDWALARFDGTPLYEHADPARGEHPDWGTYVFDFGRREVRNFLVANALYWLKEFHIDGLRVDAVASMLYLDYSRREGEWTPNVYGGRENLDAVEFLKEMNAVAYRETPGISTVAEESTAWPGVSRPVHLGGLGFGFKWNMGWMHDTLEYLRHEPIFRQYHHHQMTFSLLYAYSENYVLPLSHDEVVHGKGSLLGKMPGDEWQRFAQLRALLAFMWAHPGKQLLFMGGEFGQGSEWSEERGLDWWVLEFDGHQGVQRLVRDLNRIYKETPALWQQDAKPEGFRWIDADDASGNTFSFVRYADDGSALACVVNFSGAPHESYRLGLPYSGQWTEIVNTDAYDYWGSGVGNMGVVEADDEPWHGLPHSTTLRVPPLGAVWLTHEGETLNV
- a CDS encoding S8 family peptidase — protein: MRLRPLIVSSIALALLPLSAPAYAEDPTLSPSPSPSVVEETTSTPSEPPAKVEEGLGVDGGSVRAIVELADPAQNAPVASQAAAESVDVVMQPQSQSFMVVEGTAEELAKLAEDPRVASIHRDRTYAPVDVSPNLKLIGADQAHAKNYTGTGQAVAVLDTGIDRDHPWFGNRVVAEACFSAVEDGVESLCPNGQTSQTGTGAADATTAKCLADGANLCEHGSHVAGIAAGTGGVAPGANIVAVQVFSRVNDEDICGEPSCLLAFESSLRQAMDYVTGLNQPIAAVNLSLGGELSETDCDSSEEGTIFKPKIDALLEKGIATVVAAGNEAFEGASYPACISSAVAVGANDNNDVIAAFSNRGAIVDLFAPGVGIESSVPDNRTTVFSGTSMATPHVAGALALMKQASPQTPMADLINTLKTTGRPYSYEANGQQVVTPRLDLAAALGGASPQPTVTQTPGVPTEDPAPEPDPSDSSGPSPEPDDPANPAPEPSASTSPVPLPTVTVTVTITPTPKTTAQVCTRGTNATKLSAKQWAVEIHRSSGTIPDATLTCYLKLIGKSSKVFPEVTKASSLGKAYRVLKNTKASKAKLDSALLTSWLNWAHGTNGTKKLTTAEKVRLNGKTTAAALRKAAKTVK